Part of the Cyanobacteria bacterium QS_8_64_29 genome is shown below.
ACCGGCAAGATCGACCGCGACGAACACCGCCGCTTGAACGGTCTAGGCTGAGTTCTGCAGCGCGAACTCGTCGAATTTGATGGCAGCGGCCTCGGGCGTGCGCGTATCGAAGCGGTAGCTACTGACCGTGCCGCGCCCCGTATCCAGCAGGCTGAAAGCCGTCAGGGCATTGCTGGCGATGTAGGGCAGCGGTTGACCGTTCTCGCCGTACAGGGGCGCAATATTGGGCACGACCGGTTCCAAGCCGTAGGGATCGCCGCGCTCGGTGTAGGTCTCTCGGTGATTGGCAGGGACCGGGCGCCGCTGGGCGCGCCAGTAAGCGCCGTAGCTGTTGCCAACGTTGGAGGACTCCAGGTAGTGGGTGCCGCTGGCGCTGACAAAGCGGTTCCAGAGGTGGGAGTGGCCGTAAAAGACCAGCTGCGTCCCGGCAGCTTCCAATAGCGGCACGACATCGCGCGCCAGGTAGTCGCGCTCTTGCGGGTACTCGTAGCGTACGGCGCTGATGCGGCCGGCGCTATCCCGCTCGATGGACTGCACGGGATCCGTATAGGCCGGAACGACGTTGGCCCCCAGCGAGTGCGGCGGATGGTGGAGCATGACGATGCGGTAGGGGGCTTGCTGGAATGCTTCGCCAGCTAGCTCGGCCGCCAGCCAGCGGTACTGGGCGCTGCCGCGGTGGATGGGCTCAAAGATGTGCTGCCCGTAGCCCCAGTTGTGCGGATGGGGCAAATCGGCGTCCCGCTCGCGGTACTTGCTGCAAGCGTCAGGATCGAGGCTGGGGGTGCGCCAGACGCAGGTGGCATAGAGCACCACCAACCGGATGTCGCCCAAGGTCACCGCGTAGTAGCTCGAGTCGCCGCTCGGCCGCTGCGGTAGCGTCAAGATCTCGCGGTAGGTCTGGGCGTTAAAGGCGTGATCGCGAAACCAGGCTTCCCGCTCGCGAGCGCTAGCGGGGGCTGGGCCATCGAGCCGCTCGGCCGCCGAGCGCGGGATGGCGGCATCCATTTGATCCTCGAGCGGCTGCTCGCGCGAGAAGCGCCCCATGACCTCGTGATTGCCGATGGCGGCAAACAGCGGCGCTGACTGCAGCAGCGGCGCACCCCGGTAGGTGGCAGTGCGCCCGCCGCGCTCGAGCGCGACCCGAGCGTTGCCCTGCAAGCAGGGAAAAAACGCACCGCCGCGGGCGTCATCGAACCAGTCGGAGGCGCGATCAGGAATATCGGTCAGATCGCCGGCGAAGAAAATGCCATCCACCCGGTCTGCCACTGCCCCCACCTGCTGCAAGTTGGCGGCCGTCATGGGCTTGAGCTGGTGGTCCGAGGTCAGCAGGATCTGCAGCCGCTGGCCCGCTGGCGGCTTGGGGGCAAGCTCGAAGGTGGCGCTGCGCGCCACCGCGCCCGCTTCGTCCCAACTCGCCACGCAGTAGGGGACACGCTCGCCCGGCGTCAGATCCCGGACCTCAGCTTCGTGGCGCCAGATGGGACGTTCCTGGGGCGCCCTCTCAAGGGCGGCGACGCCCCCCGGCTGCCAGGAATCGGCATCTTCGCGGGTGCGGCTCAGCTGCGTCGTCGTCGCCTCGGTGCGCGCTGCCAGCCCAGGACCGCTCCAGACCGCATGCGCGCTGCCGCGAAACGCGGTAAACCACACCACGCGCACGCTGCGCTCGCTCGGGCACTGCAGCAGCGGATCCGTTAGCAGTTGCGGCGGGCCGGCCATAAGGCAGTCGATTCAACTCGGGTCGTAAAACTGGATTATGCCCCACTGACCGTCGGTGAGCCATTCCGGATCGCGCTGGCGGATCCATTCGATAGTGGCGGCGTCCAAGCCGGCGGCAACCTCGGATTTGAGCGTTCGCAGCAGCAGCAGTGGGGCCGGAAAGTCACCCGCGATATGGGCCCAGTCGCTGCTAAAGGCCCAGTGGCGATCGCCCAGCAGCCGCCGGTAGTTGGCATCGCCTTTTAGAATAACCAGCTCGGCGCGCGCCAGGTCGCGCGCCAGGGCTGCGGGCATTGTCCCAAGCGCTAAGGGCGCGCTCCAGAAAAAGTCGTCCTCCAGCCACAGCTGGCCCGTTCGTCGGTAGCCCTGCAGGCGCTGGCCCCAACGCTGCAGGGCCGGATCGGCAGCGGCTTCCAAAGCGGCAAGTGTATCGCGGGCGTCGGCCGCTGTGGCATCGGAGACCAAGAAAGGATGCGGCTTGAGGTGAAAGCGCACCTCGCCTGCTAGCTTGCGGGCCAGCAGCGCGTCCGCTAGGGCCAGATCACCCAGTAGCTCCGCACCGGCATTATCGGCCACAACCTCAATGCGGCCGCCCGCTCGCTGCGCCAGATGCGCGATCGCGGCTTCCCGCTGGTCTTGCAGCAGGCCGCCGCCGGCCTCGCCGGCCGAGCGCTTGCCCGGTTGCAGGCTCAGATCGGCCTGGTTGCCCCAAAGCGTTTGCTCGAGCAAGTCTTGCAGCGGACGCCCGTTGGCGCCATTGCACCCGGGCGGCCAGCGCTCGAGGGCGGCCTGCAACGCCGCTTGCTTGGGGGCGGCAAACGGATCGAGGCCTTGCGTCGCGCCGGGCAGAAAAAAGCCTGTGGCTTCCAGAATGCGGCGGTAAAAGTAGCACTCGGCTGGGTACCAGGGCAGCACCAGCCAGGGCTGGCCCAACCAGGGGGCCAGGTAGCCGTCCCAGTCTGCCGTATCGGGTGCCGCGCGATCGCAAAGCGCGCGCACGCTGCCGTTAGGCAGCGACTGCCGCAGCGCCTCGAGCGCCTCAACCGTTGCCGGCGACCAGGTGCGTTCCTGGGCCACCTGCTGCGCGATGGCCGGCCAGCGCTGGGTCAGCGTGTAGTAGGCGAACGAGCCCGGCTCAGAGAGCTCGAGCGGCGGCGGCAGCGGCTGTTGCGGTACGGACTGGGACACCTCGACGTTCTCCCAAGTGATCGTTGGCAGTAAGGATCAGCGTGACTCCAGCGCGGCTTGCAGGGAACGTGCTGGCGTCACGACCGGCCCGTGGAACGGCGGTGGCGCCTCGGCCTCGCTAGCCGCAAACCGGATCCGTTGGCTGCCTGTGGGGCCATCAGTCCCGGTGGCAGCGGGAGTCAGCCAAATGAGGGGACCCTGGGGCCAGCTAGCTTCGGCCAGTGCTTGGGGCTGCGCGGCCGCCAGGGCCGCCAGCACGCGCTGCTTGCCTCTCACGAGGCCGGTCTCTGGCAGCCACAGCCAAACGTCGAACTGCCGGCGGTGGGCGTAGCAATAGAGCGAAGCGGCGGCGCTCGCTGCCAGCTCGAACGTGCTGGCCGGCCAGCGCGCCGTCCCATCCAGGCTGATGGTAACCTCGCGCGTCTGGGGCGGTGTCTCAAGCTCGCGCACGCGCAGCTCGCCGTAGCGGGCGCTGGTGCGCCAGTGAATCAGGCGTACGGGATCCCCGCGCCGGTAGGGGCGAATGCCTTTAAACACCCCTTCCGGGTCGGTTCTGTACGCGCGATCGCGGCGGATGCGGGAACCAGCCGCCTGCCCCAGCGAATCGAGCAATGGGCAGCGCGCCAGGGGCAAGACCGGCGGGTGGACGATGGCCCGAACAGGCAAGGCCCAGTCGCGGCAGGCCCAAAACAGCCCGAGCGGCGTGGCGCTCCTGAGCCGGACCGCGTGCCAGCGATAGATGCCGCGCTGCTGGGGAACCAAGGTGTAGCGCCAGCAGTAAGTGCCGCGCGCGGGGACGCGCTCGATGGCAGCCTGGGCGGGTGGGCCCAGCGCGACCGGTACGCCATCGCGCGCTTGCAGCAGCTGCTTGGGGTGAGCGCTGGGGTTGGCGACGGTCAGCTCGAGCGTCAGGCGCTCGCCCACAGCAACCGGCTCGATGCCGCCGCGCTGCACTTGCAGCCCAGCCAGCGCCCGCCGCGGGGCCACAGCCGCGATCGCCAGCAGGCCCAGGATGGTACCGCTCAGGGCGTACAGCCAGCCCGCCATTGTGTTGGTGGCAGCGCCAAAAAAGCACAGGGCCAGCAGCAGCAAAACGCCACCCCCGTAGGTGGGGCGGCCAGCCCGCCGTTCCAACCCCTCGCTCAGGCGAGCTGCAATTGCCACGCGCTGCCTCCGCCGCTGGCTCAGAAGCGGTATCCGCGATTGCCGACCCAGAGCCGGACCGGCACCGCATATCCGCGGCGATCGACTTTAACCTGCAGCAGCATCCGCTCGGAAGGCGCCAGCTCGCGGATGCGCTCGTTAATGGCCTCGCGCTGGCCTTCTGGCAAGTAGTAGCGATCCAAGCCGTAGTCAATGCCGTAGCGCTTTTGCCTGCCACGCAAAGCGATGCGATCGGCGGGCAAGTCGCTAGGGCGTTGCGCTCGAACGGCCACCGGCATCCAGGCCTGCTGCTCCTGCTCGGAGGCCTCCAGAATGACGTAGAACGCGGTTCCCACCGCTAGTTGGTTTGGATCTTGCTCCGAGCGGGATTGGGCCAGCAACTGCTCCCAACCGGATAGATCCTGCAACTGCGAGCGGCGCGAGATGGCCAAGTTGAGGGTTTGGCTGTAGCCGCGCAACAGCTCGTAGGGGTCAACTGGCCCCACGCGCAGGAAGGCTGTCTGACCCGTTACGTAAGTATAAGCTGAGCGAGCCGGAACAGCCAGCACCAGAGCAACTTGCAAGGCAAGCGGCAGCCAGAAGTGCCAGTGGGGCAAGCGAGGGCTCGTGTCGTCCGGCATAAGCTATCAGCGAGGGCGGATCGCGCGGCGCTCGAACCACAGGCCTGCTGCCAGGATGGCGGCACCGCATAGCAGCAGTCCCCCGGCCTTCAGCAGCAAGCTGGTGTCGTACTCCAGCATGCGCGAGGTGAGCTGCAGCACGAGCAACAGCATGCCGCCCCAAAAACCGGACCGTCGGGCGGTTGTCAGGCCCCAATTCAACAGGCTGAGGGCTAGGGCCAGCAGCAATCCGTTAAACGCGACTGTCGCTGCAATACCGATGGAATGAGTGCTGTGGATGCCCGGGATCGCAGCGGCCGCCGCAATGGCCGCTCCCGTGGCAGCGCTCGCCCGATCAGGCCACCAAACGCGGCCGCTTTCTCCTGAACGGCCCAAGCGCCACCAGCCCCATAGCGCAACGCCGCCCAAAACGGCCGCGTTGAGACCGACCGGCAGCGGATCGGCGGTGGCACCCATCATCAAAAAGTTGCGATCGGGCAAGTCCGCCCAAACCCAGCGGAACGAAAAGGTATAGAACTGCCCTGCTAGCAAGATGATGGCAAGGCGCCGCACGATCGCGCCCGCCTCTAGTGATCGCGGCTCCCAACCAGCTCCCCCATAGCCCCACAGCAGTGCCGGCGGCAGCGCGAATGCCAACGCAGTCATTCCGGCACTCGCACTGGGTAGGGCGTTGGGATCGTTAGGAACGGCCGCCAGCAGCACCACCCCTAGCGAAAACACCACCAGCGCTGCCGCAAGACCGAAGGCCCAGCGGGAGCGGCACCAATGCGCGAGCGGAACGAGTCCGCCTGCTGCCAGCAGGGGGGTATATTGGACCCACCCGCGCTCGAATGATGGTAACGGTAGACCGATTGCCTCAGTTGAATTTGCCGTTCCGTAAGCGATCCAGACCAACAACGTTGTCGTGGCGGCCAGCAGGGCCGATCGCAAACCTAGGGCCATCACGGCAACGCCTAAAGCCCAAGCCGCGTATAGCTGGTAGAGCGGACCGCTTTGATGGAACAACTGCGATCCCAGCGCCAGGTTGGCGCCCAGGGCAAGCGCCCCCAGCAGCAACAAGCCCTGTCCCAAGCGGTACCGCCAGCCGCCCGCGGCTGATCGCCACAGATAAAACCCTGCTGCCTCAGCGGCGATCGTGGCGCCCAACAGCAGCCCCACCTTGAGGGCTTTGGGCATGGCCTGCCAGTTCGCGGCGACAAAGGTAATAACAGCAAGCCCAACGAGCAGGCCACCCAGTCCGAATAGCAGGGCGGCAAAGCGGTTGCGACTGGCTTCTTCTAGCGTTTCGAAGCGGTAGCGGCGCGCTAGCTCGCCATAGAGCGCCGCATCGATGGTGCCCTCGGCATACCACTGCTGGGCTTCTTGGCGTAGCTGGCGGCGGAACCGCTCCGACGGCATGGACTCGGCTGCGCGAGCGGGCTAAACGTTGAACTTGAACGTAATGACGTCGCCTTCTTGAACAATGTAATCTTTTCCCTCAGAGCGGAGCAACCCTTGCTCGCGGGCGGCGTTCAGGGAGCCGGCGGCCACCAGCGAGTCGTAGTCGATGGTCTCGGCCCGGATGAAGCCGCGTTGCATATCGGAGTGGATGGCACCGGCTGCCTCGGGGGCTTTCATACCAGCGCGAATGGTCCAAGCACGAGTCTCCTGCTCGCCGGTGGTCAAGTAGGTGCGCAGGCCCAGGCGCTCGTAGGTGGCTCGGATGAGCGATTGCAAGCCGCCCTCGCTAACCCCCAACGAAGCCAGATAGGCTTGCCGCTCGGCCGGTTCGAGCTCGATCAGCTCGGACTCCACCTGCGCCGAGACCACCACCGTCGAGGCGCCCTCTCGCTGGGCCACCTCGCGCACGCGC
Proteins encoded:
- a CDS encoding metallophosphoesterase, which gives rise to MAGPPQLLTDPLLQCPSERSVRVVWFTAFRGSAHAVWSGPGLAARTEATTTQLSRTREDADSWQPGGVAALERAPQERPIWRHEAEVRDLTPGERVPYCVASWDEAGAVARSATFELAPKPPAGQRLQILLTSDHQLKPMTAANLQQVGAVADRVDGIFFAGDLTDIPDRASDWFDDARGGAFFPCLQGNARVALERGGRTATYRGAPLLQSAPLFAAIGNHEVMGRFSREQPLEDQMDAAIPRSAAERLDGPAPASAREREAWFRDHAFNAQTYREILTLPQRPSGDSSYYAVTLGDIRLVVLYATCVWRTPSLDPDACSKYRERDADLPHPHNWGYGQHIFEPIHRGSAQYRWLAAELAGEAFQQAPYRIVMLHHPPHSLGANVVPAYTDPVQSIERDSAGRISAVRYEYPQERDYLARDVVPLLEAAGTQLVFYGHSHLWNRFVSASGTHYLESSNVGNSYGAYWRAQRRPVPANHRETYTERGDPYGLEPVVPNIAPLYGENGQPLPYIASNALTAFSLLDTGRGTVSSYRFDTRTPEAAAIKFDEFALQNSA
- a CDS encoding DUF58 domain-containing protein encodes the protein MAIAARLSEGLERRAGRPTYGGGVLLLLALCFFGAATNTMAGWLYALSGTILGLLAIAAVAPRRALAGLQVQRGGIEPVAVGERLTLELTVANPSAHPKQLLQARDGVPVALGPPAQAAIERVPARGTYCWRYTLVPQQRGIYRWHAVRLRSATPLGLFWACRDWALPVRAIVHPPVLPLARCPLLDSLGQAAGSRIRRDRAYRTDPEGVFKGIRPYRRGDPVRLIHWRTSARYGELRVRELETPPQTREVTISLDGTARWPASTFELAASAAASLYCYAHRRQFDVWLWLPETGLVRGKQRVLAALAAAQPQALAEASWPQGPLIWLTPAATGTDGPTGSQRIRFAASEAEAPPPFHGPVVTPARSLQAALESR
- a CDS encoding membrane-anchored protein; this translates as MPDDTSPRLPHWHFWLPLALQVALVLAVPARSAYTYVTGQTAFLRVGPVDPYELLRGYSQTLNLAISRRSQLQDLSGWEQLLAQSRSEQDPNQLAVGTAFYVILEASEQEQQAWMPVAVRAQRPSDLPADRIALRGRQKRYGIDYGLDRYYLPEGQREAINERIRELAPSERMLLQVKVDRRGYAVPVRLWVGNRGYRF
- a CDS encoding DUF2157 domain-containing protein — encoded protein: MPSERFRRQLRQEAQQWYAEGTIDAALYGELARRYRFETLEEASRNRFAALLFGLGGLLVGLAVITFVAANWQAMPKALKVGLLLGATIAAEAAGFYLWRSAAGGWRYRLGQGLLLLGALALGANLALGSQLFHQSGPLYQLYAAWALGVAVMALGLRSALLAATTTLLVWIAYGTANSTEAIGLPLPSFERGWVQYTPLLAAGGLVPLAHWCRSRWAFGLAAALVVFSLGVVLLAAVPNDPNALPSASAGMTALAFALPPALLWGYGGAGWEPRSLEAGAIVRRLAIILLAGQFYTFSFRWVWADLPDRNFLMMGATADPLPVGLNAAVLGGVALWGWWRLGRSGESGRVWWPDRASAATGAAIAAAAAIPGIHSTHSIGIAATVAFNGLLLALALSLLNWGLTTARRSGFWGGMLLLVLQLTSRMLEYDTSLLLKAGGLLLCGAAILAAGLWFERRAIRPR